The following proteins come from a genomic window of Helicobacter canadensis MIT 98-5491:
- a CDS encoding efflux RND transporter periplasmic adaptor subunit: MSRILLLLLFPLLLFAQTLVTSQPIQSGFLSQNHIYVGSLYFSERALLASEVSGVIEELFVREGQKITAGQPLAKLNSDLLTKEIKAKESLLKQSTALLKKSKKDFERYKSLYESDSIAYKEYEDALFNLQAQEGNTESIAADLEYLKTQKDKKILKAPYDGVILQRLLKQGEWVSAGASIFNIAKLSPLEANIEVPFSILRSLKIGDLVQVNIANKNYSAKIIALIPLGDAKARTFPIKLSIDDKKGELIEGLEVKANLNITKSQESLLVPRDSILPTQNGDCIFIIKDNKAKQVFIKVNGYEGLNASITPINATLSTQDKVITQGFERLRDNQPIKEANS; encoded by the coding sequence ATGAGTAGGATTCTACTACTATTACTTTTTCCGCTTCTATTATTTGCACAAACTCTTGTTACTTCACAACCAATACAAAGCGGATTCTTAAGCCAAAATCATATTTATGTGGGATCACTTTATTTTAGCGAAAGGGCTTTACTAGCCTCTGAAGTCTCTGGAGTGATTGAAGAGCTTTTTGTCCGCGAAGGGCAAAAGATTACGGCAGGACAACCCCTAGCAAAACTCAATAGCGATTTACTTACAAAAGAAATAAAAGCCAAAGAATCACTACTTAAGCAATCCACCGCACTTTTAAAAAAGAGTAAAAAAGACTTTGAGCGTTACAAAAGCCTTTATGAGAGTGATTCTATTGCTTATAAAGAATACGAAGATGCCCTTTTTAATCTCCAAGCCCAAGAGGGAAATACAGAATCAATTGCCGCAGATTTAGAATATTTAAAAACCCAAAAAGATAAAAAAATTCTCAAAGCACCTTATGATGGCGTGATACTCCAAAGACTTCTTAAACAAGGCGAATGGGTAAGTGCTGGTGCAAGTATCTTTAATATTGCTAAACTAAGCCCACTAGAAGCCAATATTGAAGTGCCTTTTAGTATTTTACGATCTTTAAAAATTGGCGATTTAGTGCAAGTTAATATCGCTAATAAAAACTATTCTGCTAAAATTATCGCCCTTATTCCATTAGGCGATGCCAAAGCAAGAACTTTTCCTATCAAACTCTCCATTGATGATAAAAAAGGCGAATTAATTGAGGGCTTGGAAGTGAAAGCAAATCTCAATATCACTAAATCCCAAGAAAGCCTCCTAGTGCCTAGAGATTCTATACTCCCCACTCAAAATGGAGATTGTATTTTTATCATTAAAGACAATAAGGCAAAACAAGTTTTTATCAAAGTCAATGGCTATGAGGGCTTAAACGCTTCTATCACACCTATTAATGCCACTCTCTCCACACAAGATAAAGTCATCACTCAAGGCTTTGAGAGATTAAGAGATAATCAACCTATCAAAGAAGCCAATAGCTAA
- a CDS encoding STT3 domain-containing protein, with product MKKWFWWAVLAYIVSLLLRFYYPLLIGDLDYYFKGWLLNTNDGYFYAQGARDLLSGVKSTLHSPINEMLSQITAFLAWILPLSLEQIIFYMSGFFGCVIVFLVVYLARDFGGVISFLCGVLSGIGVSYYNRTMFGYYDTDMLVVVLGLLVGVVIFDMLEKTSKIQGICLLVCSGVALVYYPSLRYVLIGYSGVLVLLGFFGSRARVVNGILLCVLLGVSLLPQYLVLWIIVCVALVLLFNDSLFKFFGRIYYALLVAFGVVLVIKILPEIFGSVYVVGNVSNVDFHYLDVMESIAEVSSLGFLEFVYRISGNLAWFILGSLGILLLFIRDKRFLIFLPFLVIGFFGYFKGLRFTFYAVPIYALGVGYLLFVVLEIFKPKKALAYGLIGVYCVASLFPHLVHIKSYLPLPILEKQEAESLSEIPAKSGDYALAWWDYGYWIGYFAKLNVFIDGGKHSGRDNFPISFILSSTNQRQSYNMAKLLLNNLSFEEFAKARNLSFQEALEVLKTDLDFAPKNQDLYFILPYRMLSIFSAIVRFSNRDLESGEAFLDKVLMLSQKKIGDRIFFDSRVYVDKNKGKIGILGEEFAMDIAEILVLKDSARGVKFNSQSPVVLLDLGNEAYVLCDKAYLDSFYFRGMFFDNLDENLFQKVAKNEKIAIYKLKQ from the coding sequence TTGAAAAAATGGTTTTGGTGGGCTGTTTTGGCTTATATTGTATCGCTTTTGTTGCGTTTTTATTATCCTTTATTAATTGGGGATTTGGATTATTATTTTAAGGGTTGGTTGCTTAATACGAATGATGGTTATTTTTATGCACAAGGTGCAAGGGATCTTTTGTCTGGAGTAAAATCCACATTGCATTCACCTATTAATGAAATGCTTTCTCAAATTACTGCCTTTTTGGCTTGGATTCTTCCTTTGTCTTTGGAACAGATTATTTTTTATATGTCGGGATTTTTTGGGTGTGTTATTGTATTTTTGGTTGTGTATCTTGCTAGGGATTTTGGCGGAGTTATAAGCTTTTTGTGTGGTGTGCTTAGTGGTATTGGGGTAAGCTATTATAATCGCACGATGTTTGGGTATTATGATACCGATATGCTTGTGGTGGTTTTGGGATTGTTAGTGGGGGTTGTTATTTTTGATATGCTGGAGAAAACTAGCAAGATTCAAGGGATTTGTTTGTTAGTTTGTAGTGGAGTGGCTTTGGTTTATTATCCCTCTTTGCGTTATGTGTTGATAGGGTATAGTGGCGTTTTGGTGCTTTTGGGATTTTTTGGGAGTAGGGCTAGGGTTGTTAATGGAATCTTGTTGTGTGTGCTTTTGGGTGTTAGTTTGTTGCCACAATATTTGGTTTTATGGATTATTGTTTGTGTGGCTTTAGTTTTGTTGTTTAATGATTCTTTATTTAAGTTTTTTGGGAGAATTTATTACGCACTTTTGGTGGCTTTTGGCGTGGTGTTAGTAATAAAGATTTTGCCTGAAATTTTTGGAAGTGTTTATGTTGTTGGGAATGTTAGCAATGTAGATTTTCATTATTTAGATGTTATGGAGAGTATCGCTGAAGTTTCAAGTTTGGGGTTTTTGGAGTTTGTGTATCGCATTAGCGGGAATCTTGCGTGGTTTATTTTAGGAAGCCTTGGGATTTTACTTTTATTTATAAGGGATAAGCGATTTTTAATTTTTCTACCTTTCTTGGTTATTGGATTTTTTGGTTATTTTAAGGGGTTGCGATTCACCTTTTATGCTGTGCCAATTTATGCTTTGGGTGTGGGTTATTTGCTCTTTGTGGTGCTAGAGATTTTTAAGCCTAAGAAAGCATTGGCTTATGGATTAATTGGAGTTTATTGTGTGGCATCATTATTTCCTCATTTGGTGCATATTAAGAGTTATTTGCCTTTGCCAATTTTAGAAAAGCAGGAAGCAGAGAGTTTGAGTGAGATTCCTGCTAAGAGTGGAGATTATGCGTTAGCTTGGTGGGATTATGGGTATTGGATTGGATATTTTGCGAAGCTTAATGTATTTATTGATGGTGGGAAGCATAGTGGGAGGGATAACTTTCCTATTAGTTTTATTCTAAGTAGCACCAATCAAAGACAAAGCTATAATATGGCGAAATTGCTCTTAAATAATCTTAGTTTTGAAGAGTTTGCTAAGGCTAGAAATTTGTCTTTTCAAGAAGCTTTAGAAGTATTAAAAACAGATTTAGATTTTGCACCTAAGAATCAAGATTTGTATTTTATTTTGCCTTATAGAATGCTTTCTATTTTTTCGGCTATTGTGCGTTTTAGTAATCGGGATTTAGAGAGTGGGGAGGCTTTTTTGGATAAGGTTTTAATGCTTTCTCAAAAGAAAATAGGGGATAGAATCTTTTTTGATTCTAGGGTTTATGTGGATAAAAATAAGGGTAAAATAGGGATTTTGGGGGAAGAGTTTGCTATGGATATTGCAGAAATTTTGGTTTTAAAAGATTCTGCTAGAGGTGTTAAATTTAATTCTCAAAGTCCTGTTGTTTTGCTTGATTTGGGTAATGAAGCGTATGTTTTGTGCGATAAGGCTTATTTGGATTCTTTTTATTTTAGGGGAATGTTTTTTGATAATTTAGATGAAAATTTATTCCAAAAAGTGGCAAAAAATGAGAAAATAGCGATTTATAAACTAAAGCAATAA
- the moaC gene encoding cyclic pyranopterin monophosphate synthase MoaC: MEFTHLDEKRNPKMVDVSSKDLTNRVAVARGKITMSREAFLAVINESGKKGAVIQTAITAAIMGAKKTSELIPMCHMIFLSSVKCEIKEIESENAFVLEVRAKSYGQTGVEMEALMGVNIGLLTIYDMVKAIDKAMVISEVYLLEKEGGKSGHFVRE; encoded by the coding sequence ATGGAATTTACCCATTTAGATGAAAAAAGAAATCCTAAAATGGTAGATGTTTCAAGTAAGGATTTGACTAATAGAGTGGCTGTGGCTAGAGGTAAGATTACAATGTCTAGGGAAGCTTTTTTGGCTGTGATTAATGAGAGTGGTAAAAAGGGGGCGGTGATTCAAACTGCGATTACTGCGGCAATTATGGGAGCGAAAAAAACTTCAGAGTTGATTCCAATGTGCCATATGATTTTTCTTAGTTCTGTAAAATGTGAGATTAAAGAAATAGAAAGTGAAAATGCCTTTGTGCTAGAGGTAAGGGCAAAAAGCTATGGGCAAACTGGAGTGGAAATGGAAGCTTTAATGGGTGTGAATATAGGGCTTTTGACAATTTATGATATGGTTAAGGCTATTGATAAAGCAATGGTGATTAGTGAAGTGTATTTGCTTGAAAAAGAGGGGGGCAAAAGCGGACATTTTGTGCGTGAGTGA
- a CDS encoding methyl-accepting chemotaxis protein translates to MFKSLYFRMRIIHILGIIVLAVNALFFTENLIGQIVQFVIVVALIIHDIDEKTWGVNMTKIIAKELKSITLASKIKVNTSYSTENGKILSLIDDFKARIQGVVETIYQKVETGQTDINGLGRIADSLKSLTQDMNVIVESTSTKADSTNILLQNFNEEILQTKSEQESMFASMQEIRKLLKDVYDLVENIFNQNANLISHFESLETNTNAIISIVEAVRSIADQTNLLALNAAIEAARAGEHGRGFAVVADEVRKLAENTQHSLAEIDSNVKAITQDVTESKEVIIENRENVENLLSRTNDANTKIGTFESIFNESFETTKKLINHSGVMSKDLTIINEDMKKILDFAKHNLTTSQNVHGISLSIQDSFGELKKSVENLS, encoded by the coding sequence ATGTTTAAGTCACTTTATTTTCGTATGCGAATTATCCATATCTTGGGTATTATTGTATTGGCGGTTAATGCGTTGTTTTTTACTGAAAATCTCATCGGACAAATTGTGCAATTTGTTATCGTGGTTGCACTTATCATACACGATATTGATGAAAAAACTTGGGGGGTTAATATGACAAAGATTATTGCCAAAGAGCTTAAATCAATCACATTAGCTTCTAAAATCAAAGTTAATACTTCATATAGCACAGAAAATGGTAAGATTCTTTCACTTATTGATGATTTCAAAGCACGCATTCAAGGCGTAGTAGAAACCATATACCAAAAGGTTGAAACTGGTCAAACAGATATTAATGGACTTGGAAGAATCGCTGATTCACTAAAAAGTCTCACACAAGATATGAATGTTATTGTTGAATCAACAAGCACAAAGGCGGATTCTACTAACATACTTTTGCAAAATTTTAATGAAGAAATTTTGCAAACCAAATCCGAACAAGAATCAATGTTTGCTTCTATGCAAGAGATTAGAAAATTACTTAAAGATGTGTATGATTTGGTAGAAAATATTTTTAATCAAAATGCTAATCTCATTTCGCATTTTGAATCATTAGAAACTAATACAAATGCGATTATAAGCATTGTAGAAGCGGTGCGATCAATAGCAGATCAAACTAATCTTTTGGCGCTTAATGCAGCTATTGAAGCCGCAAGGGCAGGAGAACACGGAAGAGGGTTTGCTGTGGTGGCTGATGAGGTGCGAAAACTTGCCGAAAACACTCAACATAGCCTCGCTGAAATTGATAGCAATGTCAAAGCAATCACTCAAGATGTTACTGAAAGCAAGGAAGTTATCATAGAAAATAGAGAAAATGTAGAGAATCTGCTCTCACGCACCAATGATGCTAATACTAAAATTGGCACTTTTGAAAGTATTTTTAATGAAAGTTTTGAAACCACTAAAAAGCTTATCAATCATAGTGGCGTGATGAGTAAGGATCTCACAATTATCAATGAAGATATGAAAAAAATCCTTGATTTTGCTAAGCATAATCTCACAACTTCTCAAAATGTGCATGGAATCTCTCTTTCTATCCAAGATAGTTTTGGAGAACTTAAAAAGAGTGTAGAAAATCTCTCATAA
- a CDS encoding GlcG/HbpS family heme-binding protein yields MLKKLLFIVCSCVSQMSGAAFVQVPVLSNEAVQGILQKASAFAVQHNHAVSITIVDRSGQVLAVFRDYNAGVHTLRSSYKKAYTANSQKKETADIAKGIREGKIPEDLKFLDENFSFLDGGIPIVIDGVVVGGIGVGGAHGSEDVAVAKAGLEFLSK; encoded by the coding sequence ATGCTTAAAAAACTTCTTTTTATTGTTTGTTCTTGTGTGTCGCAAATGTCTGGAGCTGCCTTTGTCCAAGTGCCTGTTTTGTCAAATGAAGCGGTGCAGGGAATCTTGCAAAAAGCAAGTGCGTTTGCGGTGCAACATAATCACGCAGTAAGCATAACAATCGTAGATAGGTCGGGTCAAGTTTTGGCTGTTTTTAGGGATTATAATGCTGGTGTGCATACCCTACGCTCTAGCTACAAAAAGGCTTACACTGCGAATTCTCAAAAGAAAGAAACCGCTGATATTGCAAAGGGGATTCGCGAGGGTAAGATTCCTGAGGATTTGAAGTTTTTGGATGAAAATTTTTCGTTTTTAGATGGGGGGATTCCTATCGTGATTGATGGTGTTGTAGTCGGTGGTATCGGTGTCGGTGGTGCGCACGGCTCTGAGGATGTGGCTGTGGCAAAGGCTGGGCTAGAGTTTCTTAGTAAATAG
- a CDS encoding DNA-methyltransferase: MIETFIKQGLKVNHIITDPPYNISQDNNFSTMNSAKRQGIDFGEWDKKFDLFNWIKSYSKILDINGSFIIFCSYRFVSHICDTLENSDCVVKDILIWQKSNPMPRNISRRYVQDMEFAVWAVKKGAKWVFNKPNNKKYLRAMYTAPVVRGFERTEHPTQKSLKVMQEIIQIHTNKDDLVLDPFMGSGSTGVAAICNGRNFLGIELSKKYYNIALKRLSSNY, translated from the coding sequence ATGATAGAAACATTTATAAAACAAGGTCTCAAAGTAAATCACATCATAACAGACCCTCCTTATAATATCTCACAAGATAATAACTTTTCAACTATGAATAGCGCAAAGCGTCAAGGTATTGATTTTGGAGAGTGGGATAAGAAATTTGATCTTTTTAATTGGATAAAAAGTTACTCTAAAATTCTGGATATTAATGGCTCTTTTATAATTTTTTGTTCTTATAGATTTGTAAGTCATATTTGTGATACTCTTGAAAATAGCGATTGTGTAGTTAAAGATATTTTGATATGGCAAAAAAGTAATCCCATGCCTAGAAATATAAGCAGGAGATATGTTCAAGACATGGAATTTGCTGTTTGGGCAGTAAAAAAAGGTGCTAAGTGGGTCTTTAATAAACCAAATAACAAAAAATATCTACGAGCAATGTATACAGCACCTGTTGTTAGAGGTTTTGAGAGAACAGAACACCCAACACAAAAAAGTTTAAAAGTTATGCAAGAAATAATACAAATACACACAAATAAAGATGATTTGGTGCTAGATCCATTTATGGGAAGCGGAAGCACAGGTGTAGCTGCCATTTGCAATGGTAGAAACTTTTTAGGCATTGAGTTATCTAAAAAGTATTACAATATAGCCTTAAAGAGATTAAGCTCCAATTATTAG
- a CDS encoding HNH endonuclease signature motif containing protein, whose translation MEYLKVSDFLASEAEMPFLLGAFYGRYCFTDDGSLIYTLSVYRKSSYMSDEAFYEESKIDYLKQLNFQSEISQWHINNNEKIKRAEFVFVLENDLRLSQSQFFARLYTKILLSDFVGNNNFLEERKKFARAFFELRGSIDTKRPLLAKDYFYNSILELKRISLFLDNLGLSINVLNINFRDLQSQYVSGENRRNTQLRINLYWYLEKIGLMNIYKAEIVKRAYGIDYEYTGNGYYSFECRAPTFNKNSFQERINFYATRILNNDLTERDIKNLREELNFDENTNNDFKRNINIAQLVRYQTKDECAACKNKYNIADRSFLLRKFPERYYTEIHHFVSVGKEKELDVVENLTKLCPACHRALGRGKASEQYQKKLIENIMDANEYNLEFASLIFESDDKDYLIQKVYENLK comes from the coding sequence ATGGAATATTTAAAGGTGTCAGACTTTTTGGCATCTGAAGCAGAAATGCCGTTTCTTCTTGGTGCTTTTTATGGCAGATATTGCTTTACGGATGATGGTAGTCTTATATATACACTATCTGTGTATAGGAAATCATCTTATATGTCAGATGAAGCTTTTTATGAAGAAAGCAAGATTGATTATTTAAAACAACTAAATTTTCAAAGCGAAATTTCTCAGTGGCACATCAATAACAATGAGAAGATAAAAAGAGCGGAATTTGTATTTGTTTTGGAAAATGACTTAAGATTAAGTCAAAGTCAGTTTTTTGCTAGGCTTTATACTAAAATCTTATTAAGTGATTTTGTAGGAAATAATAACTTTTTAGAAGAAAGGAAAAAGTTTGCAAGAGCATTTTTTGAACTAAGGGGAAGTATTGATACAAAAAGACCATTATTAGCAAAAGATTATTTTTATAATAGTATTCTAGAGTTAAAAAGAATCAGTCTATTTTTAGACAATTTAGGCTTGTCTATAAATGTTCTAAATATTAACTTTAGAGATTTACAATCCCAGTATGTATCTGGCGAAAATCGTAGAAATACCCAATTAAGAATAAACTTGTATTGGTATTTGGAAAAAATAGGACTTATGAATATTTACAAAGCAGAGATTGTAAAGAGAGCATACGGAATTGATTATGAATATACTGGAAATGGATATTATAGTTTTGAATGCAGAGCGCCTACATTTAATAAAAATAGTTTCCAGGAACGCATTAATTTTTACGCTACCCGTATTTTGAATAATGATTTAACAGAAAGAGATATTAAAAATCTTAGAGAAGAGTTAAATTTTGACGAAAACACAAATAATGATTTTAAAAGAAACATAAATATAGCTCAATTGGTAAGATATCAAACAAAAGATGAGTGTGCTGCTTGTAAGAATAAATATAACATTGCGGATAGGAGTTTCTTGCTTAGAAAGTTTCCAGAAAGGTATTACACAGAAATACATCATTTTGTATCAGTAGGAAAAGAGAAAGAGCTGGATGTTGTAGAGAATTTAACTAAATTATGTCCTGCTTGTCATAGGGCTTTAGGGCGTGGCAAAGCAAGTGAGCAATATCAAAAAAAATTGATTGAAAATATTATGGATGCCAATGAGTATAATCTAGAATTTGCTAGTTTGATATTTGAGAGTGATGACAAAGATTATTTGATACAAAAAGTATATGAAAATTTAAAATAA
- a CDS encoding pentapeptide repeat-containing protein: MKHLTKEQEQEIWDKVSKEVENFDTFLDKSQCIDEICRKIKSISEGMVQLSWTTLDETLKRTKEITYECIGTKEIQDVFGKDFSIQYSSDTFCIMPKPKIQPYNENQQDSKDLQEQDIKNISCFKLPILLEKYPLLFMNCVFHCEFLNTDFTKDLKKLCFMQCEFKEKITLNFKECLDVFLMSYCTFEKPLTIHGKFKENADFNNSTFKDSADFSKCEFEKTACFYGVKFDKAFNFSQAQFKGSLNAVNANLNFGFESLKEKIKQEHTEYNKRESIKKPLAHFANDFRDSFRIFKSTLIKDNNLLDASEFHKCELYCKELELKESRHKRGINANNNEDARKNIKPFKELIDFLLLRFYRNLCDHHTDFLKCFNNLVLLVALYAVLLWIGNFDLMQGKEPIISDILHQLGDKAITLKKDIKKYDWLVFLIFLALAVSCLYYLYKTIYLERKLYIKNIKLILSFTKNSLKNICFFMLISVAIIFFYAAIIATLITLLNLNDMHYWQSYLNFINFVLFFVIYFSLISLDCVFVRFLLVIAAYIITSISIGKNIAILNPLIGKLLNTSIEIKDPIFQSITIAYTISTLLVLFSLQKTARKNSIVPN; encoded by the coding sequence ATGAAACATCTTACCAAAGAGCAAGAACAAGAGATTTGGGATAAAGTAAGTAAGGAAGTTGAAAATTTTGATACTTTTTTAGATAAATCTCAATGTATCGATGAAATTTGTCGCAAGATTAAGTCTATATCTGAAGGAATGGTGCAACTTTCATGGACAACACTTGATGAAACATTAAAAAGAACCAAAGAAATTACTTACGAGTGTATCGGAACAAAAGAGATTCAAGATGTTTTCGGCAAAGATTTTTCTATTCAGTATAGTTCTGATACATTTTGCATAATGCCCAAGCCAAAAATACAACCATACAATGAAAATCAACAAGATAGTAAAGATCTCCAAGAACAAGATATAAAAAACATATCTTGTTTTAAGCTACCAATTTTACTTGAAAAATATCCTTTATTATTTATGAATTGTGTGTTTCATTGTGAATTTTTAAATACCGATTTTACAAAAGATCTAAAAAAACTTTGTTTTATGCAATGCGAGTTTAAAGAAAAAATAACTTTAAATTTTAAAGAGTGCCTAGATGTTTTTCTAATGAGTTATTGCACATTTGAAAAACCGCTTACTATTCATGGAAAATTTAAAGAAAATGCCGATTTTAACAACTCCACTTTTAAAGATTCAGCCGATTTTAGCAAATGCGAGTTTGAAAAAACAGCTTGTTTTTATGGAGTGAAGTTTGATAAAGCCTTTAATTTCTCACAAGCACAATTCAAAGGAAGTCTTAATGCGGTAAATGCAAATCTTAATTTTGGCTTTGAAAGCCTAAAAGAGAAAATCAAGCAAGAACATACAGAATACAACAAAAGAGAAAGTATTAAAAAGCCCCTAGCACATTTTGCAAACGACTTTAGAGATTCATTTAGGATTTTTAAAAGCACTTTGATAAAAGATAATAACTTACTAGATGCTTCAGAATTCCACAAATGCGAACTCTATTGCAAAGAACTAGAACTAAAAGAAAGTAGGCACAAAAGGGGTATCAATGCAAATAATAATGAAGATGCAAGAAAAAACATAAAACCCTTTAAAGAGCTTATAGACTTTTTACTTTTAAGGTTTTATCGCAACCTTTGCGATCATCATACAGATTTTTTGAAATGCTTTAATAATCTTGTGCTTTTGGTGGCTTTGTATGCTGTATTGCTATGGATAGGAAACTTTGATCTTATGCAAGGCAAAGAACCGATTATTTCTGACATCCTGCACCAATTAGGTGATAAAGCAATAACGCTAAAAAAGGATATCAAAAAATACGATTGGTTAGTTTTTTTAATCTTTTTAGCTTTAGCAGTATCGTGTTTATATTATTTATATAAAACAATCTATTTAGAACGCAAATTATATATAAAGAATATAAAATTAATTTTATCTTTTACAAAGAACTCATTAAAAAACATATGCTTCTTTATGCTAATATCTGTAGCTATAATATTTTTTTATGCAGCAATCATAGCAACCCTAATAACATTGCTTAACTTAAACGATATGCACTATTGGCAAAGTTATCTTAATTTTATAAATTTTGTTTTATTTTTTGTTATTTATTTTTCATTAATCTCTTTGGATTGCGTTTTTGTGCGATTTTTACTAGTTATAGCAGCTTATATCATAACTTCTATTTCTATAGGCAAAAACATCGCTATCTTAAATCCTCTAATAGGCAAACTCTTAAACACTTCTATAGAGATAAAAGATCCTATTTTTCAATCCATAACTATTGCCTACACAATTTCTACATTATTAGTGCTTTTCTCTCTCCAAAAAACCGCACGAAAAAACTCCATAGTGCCAAACTAG
- a CDS encoding P-loop NTPase fold protein, translating into MEYKEQIKNFLEDKENYSLLISGSWGVGKTYLWKEIENELNPKITHKENLWKKFKSNINFFNHLMILISIIEQYVGIILMGIIKYFNLCNYIENLNKIENSNKQEKNIIYVSLFGKEHYKEVLEEITLKAYKHNRFLYFIRNITFWKLSVGTFLQLFITKNFENIIVCLDDLERKSDKLDMKDILGLINQLKEEKCKVILISNKDELSNNKEIFDIYKEKCIDLNIHIRSKAEVILQILKEKIPEIPKEIIPDSMYRIKNLRNLNKTIKTLKFFNKELRFADRLKQNKEYKAFFIEISNKIISNYENKDSHNLNKEKQEFIPLESAFSKTIDNIIKDYIGNGLVYSIPNDKKEEFKKELKEYKFYKDSFALEGLLQNSIRYPNSIDKNKFEDFFNSVDEERLRDFINKLGYINFIALDRVFHFDKNERNLKMKKYCLELAKKLECSEKFINIICDNDEVLKQYYKDLNKETEIKSNNYFETTRETNKYKHIKKYNDFLANLKKINESSEEKIRDFLDNKMILSYCDIYFSFEETNKNKYPQLYNVYKSINSTI; encoded by the coding sequence ATGGAATACAAAGAACAGATTAAAAATTTTTTGGAAGATAAGGAAAATTATAGTTTATTAATAAGTGGTTCTTGGGGAGTTGGAAAAACTTATTTGTGGAAAGAAATTGAAAATGAACTTAATCCAAAAATAACACATAAGGAAAATTTGTGGAAAAAGTTTAAGTCTAATATAAATTTTTTTAACCATTTGATGATACTAATTTCCATCATAGAACAATATGTTGGAATTATTCTTATGGGTATTATAAAGTATTTTAATCTTTGTAATTATATTGAAAATCTAAATAAAATTGAAAATTCAAATAAACAAGAAAAAAATATTATTTATGTTTCTTTGTTTGGGAAAGAACATTACAAAGAAGTTTTAGAAGAAATAACCCTAAAAGCCTATAAACATAACAGGTTTTTATATTTTATTAGAAATATAACTTTTTGGAAGTTATCTGTAGGAACATTTTTGCAATTATTTATAACAAAAAATTTCGAAAATATAATTGTATGCCTTGATGATTTAGAAAGAAAATCAGATAAGCTTGATATGAAAGATATTTTAGGTTTGATCAATCAGCTTAAAGAAGAAAAATGTAAAGTTATTTTAATATCAAATAAAGATGAATTATCGAATAATAAAGAAATTTTTGACATATATAAAGAAAAATGTATAGACTTAAATATACACATACGCTCTAAAGCAGAGGTTATATTGCAAATTTTAAAAGAAAAAATTCCAGAAATACCTAAAGAAATAATTCCAGATTCTATGTATAGAATCAAAAATCTAAGAAATTTAAATAAAACAATAAAAACTCTTAAATTTTTTAATAAAGAATTGCGATTTGCAGACAGATTGAAACAAAACAAAGAGTATAAAGCTTTCTTTATAGAAATATCAAACAAAATAATATCAAATTATGAAAATAAAGATTCACATAATTTAAATAAAGAAAAACAAGAATTTATACCTTTAGAGAGTGCATTTTCAAAAACTATCGATAATATAATTAAAGACTATATTGGCAATGGCTTGGTTTATTCTATACCTAATGATAAAAAGGAAGAATTTAAAAAAGAATTGAAAGAATATAAGTTTTATAAAGACTCATTTGCTTTGGAGGGGTTATTGCAAAATAGCATTCGATATCCAAATAGTATTGATAAAAATAAATTTGAAGATTTTTTTAATAGTGTTGATGAAGAGCGATTGAGAGATTTTATAAATAAATTAGGTTATATAAACTTCATAGCACTTGATAGAGTATTTCATTTTGATAAAAATGAAAGAAATCTAAAAATGAAAAAATATTGTTTAGAATTAGCAAAAAAACTTGAATGCAGTGAAAAATTTATTAACATAATATGCGATAATGATGAAGTATTAAAGCAGTATTACAAGGACTTAAACAAAGAAACAGAGATAAAATCAAATAATTATTTTGAAACCACAAGAGAGACTAATAAATATAAACATATAAAAAAATATAATGATTTTCTCGCAAATTTGAAAAAAATAAATGAATCGTCAGAAGAAAAAATAAGGGATTTTTTGGATAATAAGATGATTTTATCATATTGTGATATATATTTTAGTTTTGAAGAAACTAATAAAAATAAATATCCACAATTATATAATGTTTATAAATCTATAAACTCTACAATCTAA